From Ailuropoda melanoleuca isolate Jingjing chromosome 8, ASM200744v2, whole genome shotgun sequence, a single genomic window includes:
- the DENND4B gene encoding DENN domain-containing protein 4B isoform X9, translated as MAADAVSEGGAMAEERPPRLVDYFVIAGLAGNGAPIPEETWVPEPSGTLRPPRPAEPITDVAVIARALGEEVPQGYTCIQASAGGHPLELSAGLLGGTQPVICYRRGRDKPPLVELGVLYEGKERPKPGFQVLDTTPYSHSANLAPPGPGHPRTYLTYRRAAEGAGLHALGITDLCLVLPSKGEGTPHTYCRLPRNLNPGMWGPAVHLCYKVGLAKANTLVYEAELLGRYPEEDNEAFPLPESVPVFCLPMGATVECWPAQTKYPVPVFSTFVLTGAAGDKRPRILVQMSPYDNLLLCQPVSSPLPLSGASFLQLLQSLGPELAVTLLLAVLTEHKVLVHSLRPDLLTSVCEALVSMIFPLHWQCPYIPLCPLVLADVLSAPVPFIVGIHSSYFDLHDPPADVICVDLDTNTLFQTEDKKSLSPRTLPRRPYKVLLATLTELYQQLDQTYTGPEEEASLEFLLTDYEAVCGRRARLEREVQGAFLRFMACLLKGYRDFLRPLTQAPSEGARDVDNLFFLQGFLKSRERSSHKLYCQLLRTQMFSQFIEECSFGSARHAALEFFDSCVDKVHPEQEKPEPTPLVELEELSGSELTVFITPPEEPPAPEGSESTPQYCASFCPSSYDGFPELRAELFESPREQPGALPVPGPSRSAPSSPAPRRTKQETKVAQRMAQKSAAVPELWARCLLGHCYGLWFLCLPSYVRSAPSRVQALHTAYHVLRQMESRKVVLPDEVCYRVLMQLCSHYGQPVLSVRVMLEMRRAGIVPNTITYGYYNKAVLESKWLSGTPGGRLRWAKLRNVVLGAAQFRQPLRERRQRQAAAQEADGAQTEPRLECHSPTRPLQRQTTWAGRSFRDPASPTGRLVKSGSLGSACGAQPTVEAGVAHMIEALGVLEPRGSPVPWRDGSLSDLSLTGEEPAPGGSPEDSGSALSAQSTETLEELSARAPKPGGRQEEASTPRRGLGARLQQLLTPSRRSPASRAPPPELPPDLPPPARRSPMDSLLRPRERPGSTASEVSSASLGSEWDLSESSVSSLSLRHSSERLSDTPGSLQPPSLEVLLSSCSLCRACDSLVYDEEIMAGWAPDDSNLNTVCPFCACPFVPLLSVQTLDSRPSAPSPKPAPAGASHSKAAPTPGGPGPVLSDRRLCLALDEPQLCNGHTGAASRRVEGGAWAYLSPLVLRKELESLVENEGSEVLALPELPAAHPIIFWNLLWYFQRLRLPSILPCLVLASCDGPPPPQQAPAPWLTPDPASVQVRLLWDVLTPDPGSCPPLYVLWRGHSQIPQRVVWPGPIPAPLSLELLEAVLRHVGLNEVHKAVGLLLETLGPPPTGLHLQRGIYREILFLTMAALGKDHVDIAAFDKKYKSAFNKLAGSMGKEELRQRRAQMPTPKAIDCRKCFGAPLEC; from the exons ATGGCGGCAG ATGCAGTGAGTGAGGGGGGGGCCATGGCGGAGGAGCGGCCCCCCCGGCTGGTGGATTACTTCGTGATAGCTGGGCTTGCAGGGAACGGAGCACCCATCCCCGAGGAGACGTGGGTTCCCGAACCCAGTGGTACCCTGCGCCCTCCCCGGCCAGCCGAGCCCATCACAGACGTGGCAGTCATTGCTAGGGCACTGGGCGAGGAGGTGCCCCAGGGCTACACGTGCATCCAGGCCTCCGCCGGGGGCCACCCCTTGGAACTCAgtgctgggctcctgggtggaACTCAGCCTGTCATCTGCTACCGCCGGGGCCGTGACAAGCCCCCCCTGGTTGAGCTGGG GGTCCTGTACGAGGGGAAGGAACGACCCAAGCCTGGCTTCCAAGTGCTGGACACGACGCCCTACAGCCACTCGGCCAACCTGGCccctccaggccctgggcacCCCCGCACCTACCTCACTTACCGGCGGGcggcagagggggcagggctgcACGCCCTGGGCATCACCGACCTCTGCCTGGTGCTGCCCAGCAAGGGCGAGGGCACGCCACATACTTACTGCCGCCTGCCCCGCAACCTCAACCCTGGCATG TGGGGTCCAGCGGTGCACCTGTGCTACAAGGTGGGCCTGGCTAAGGCCAACACACTGGTGTACGAGGCAG AGCTGCTGGGCCGCTACCCAGAGGAAGACAATGAGGCGTTCCCACTGCCCGAGTCCGTGCCTGTCTTCTGCCTGCCCATGGGAGCCACTGTTGAGTGCTGGCCCGCCCAGACCAAGTACCCCGTGCCCGTCTTTTCCACCTTTGTGCTCACGGGTGCAGCTGGCGACAAG aGACCCCGCATCCTGGTGCAG atgTCTCCCTATGACAACCTGCTCCTGTGCCAGCCTGtatcctcacccctgcccctcag CGGTGCCAGCTTCCTGCAGCTGCTGCAGAGCCTAGGCCCCGAGCTGGCCGTCACGCTGCTGCTGGCTGTGCTCACAGAGCACAAGGTCCTCGTGCACTCACTGCGGCCGGACCTGCTCACCAGCGTCTGTGAGGCCCTCGTCTCC ATGATCTTCCCACTGCACTGGCAGTGCCCCTACATCCCGCTCTGCCCGCTGGTGCTGGCGGACGTGCTGAGCGCCCCCGTGCCCTTCATCGTGGGGATCCACTCCAGCTACTTCGATCTGCACGACCCGCCGGCCGACGTCATCTGCGTTGATCTGGACACCAACACGCTCTTCCA GACCGAGGACAAGAAGTCCCTCTCCCCTCGGACCCTGCCCCGCAGACCCTACAAGGTTCTGCTGGCCACCCTCACAGAGTTGTACCAGCAGCTGGATCAGA CATACACCGGGCCCGAGGAGGAGGCGTCCCTGGAGTTCCTGCTGACAGACTACGAGGCTGTGTGTGGCCGACGGGCCCGGCTGGAGCGTGAGGTCCAGGGAGCCTTTCTCCGCTTCATGGCCTGTCTGCTCAAGGGTTACCGGGACTTCCTGCGTCCGCTCACCCAGGCCCCCTCAGAGGGGGCTCGAGATGTCGACAACCTCTTCTTCTTGCAGG GCTTCCTCAAATCCCGGGAGCGCTCCAGCCACAAGCTGTACTGCCAGCTGCTGCGCACGCAGATGTTCTCGCAGTTCATTGAGGAGTGCTCCTTTGGCTCCGCTCGGCACGCCGCCCTCGAGTTCTTCGACTCTTGCGTGGACAAG GTCCACCCGGAGCAGGAGAAGCCGGAGCCCACCCCCTTGGTGGAGTTGGAGGAGCTGTCGGGGAGTGAGCTCACTGTCTTTATCACACCCCCCGAGGAGCCTCCAGCGCCAGAGGGCAGTGAATCCACCCCCCAGTACTG tgcctctttctgcccctccagctACGATGGGTTCCCAGAGCTGCGGGCTGAGCTGTTTGAGTCCCCGCGGGAGCAGCCCGGCGCGCTGCCTGTGCCAGGCCCGTCCCGTAGtgcccccagcagccctgcccctcGCCGCACCAAACAG GAGACGAAGGTAGCCCAGCGGATGGCGCAGAAGTCGGCAGCGGTGCCCGAGCTGTGGGCTCGGTGCCTGCTGGGGCACTGCTACGGGCTGTGGTTCCTATGTCTGCCCTCCTACGTGCGGTCGGCGCCCTCCCGCGTGCAGGCGCTGCACACGGCCTACCACGTGCTGCGCCAGATGGAGAGCCGCAAGGTGGTGCTGCCCGATGAG GTGTGTTACCGGGTGCTGATGCAGCTGTGCTCCCACTACGGGCAGCCCGTGCTGTCTGTGCGGGTCATGCTGGAGATGAGGCGGGCGGGCATCGTGCCCAACACCATCACTTACGGCTATTACAACAAG GCCGTGCTGGAAAGCAAGTGGCTGTCTGGTACACCGGGTGGGCGCCTGCGCTGGGCCAAGCTCCGGAACGTTGTCCTGGGGGCTGCTCAGTTCCGCCAGCCCTTGAGAGAAAGGAGGCAGCGGCAGGCAGCTGCGCAAGAGGCGGACGGCGCCCAGACAG AGCCCCGTCTGGAATGTCACTCCCCCACCCGCCCACTTCAGCGCCAGACTACCTGGGCTGGTCGAAGCTTTCGGGACCCAGCTTCACCCACGGGGCGCCTGGTGAAAAGCGGCAGTCTGGGCAGTGCCTGCGGGGCACAGCCCACGGTGGAGGCTGGCGTGGCCCACA TGATAGAGGCCCTGGGGGTACTGGAGCCCCGCGGGTCCCCTGTGCCCTGGCGCGACGGAAGCCTCTCAGACCTGAGCCTGACCGGCGAGGAGCCGGCACCTGGAGGCAGCCCAGAGGACTCGGGCTCAGCCCTGAGTGCCCAGTCCACTGAAACCCTGGAGGAGCTGAGCGCGCGGGCGCCCAAGCCTGGCGGGCGTCAGGAAGAGGCCAGCACCCCCAGACGAGGGCTGGGTGCCCGCCTGCAACAACTACTCACTCCTTCCCGCCGCTCCCCTGCCTCTCGTGCTCCCCCACCCGAGCTGCCCCCtgacctgcctcccccagcccgcCGCAGCCCAATGGACAGCCTCCTGCGCCCCCGGGAGCGTCCTGGATCCACTGCCTCCGAGGTA AGCTCAGCCTCTCTGGGCAGTGAGTGGGACCTCTCAGAGTCTTCCGTCAGCAGCCTGAGCCTCCGCCATTCCTCAGAGCGCCTCAGCGACACCCCCGGATCCCTGCAGCCACCTTCCCTGGAA GTCCTGCTGTCCAGCTGCTCCTTGTGCCGTGCCTGTGACTCGCTGGTGTACGATGAGGAGATCATGGCTGGCTGGGCACCTGATGACTCCAACCTCAACACAGTCTGCCCCTTCTGCGCATGCCCCTTTGTGCCCCTGCTCAGCGTCCAGACCCTTGATTCCCGACCCAG CGCCCCCAGCCCCAAGCCTGCCCCTGCTGGTGCCAGTCACAGCAAAGCTGCTCCCACCCCTGGGggcccaggccctgtgctcagtgaTCGCAGGCTCTGCCTTGCCCTGGATGAGCCCCAGCTCTGCAACGGGCACACGGGG GCTGCCTCCCGCCGGGTcgagggtggggcctgggcataCCTGAGCCCCCTGGTGCTGCGTAAGGAGCTGGAGTCGCTGGTGGAAAACGAGGGCAGCGAGGTGCTGGCATTGCCTGAGCTGCCTGCGGCCCACCCCATCATCTTCTGGAATCTTCTGTGGTATTTCCAGAGGCTGCGCCTGCCCAGTATTCTGCCATGCCTGGTGCTGGCCTCCTGTGATgggcccccgcccccccag CAGGCCCCAGCTCCTTGGCTGACGCCAGATCCAGCGTCTGTGCAGGTGCGGCTGCTGTGGGACGTCCTGACCCCTGATCCCGGTAGCTGCCCGCCGCTCTATGTGCTCTGGAGGGGCCACA GCCAGATCCCGCAACGGGTGGTATGGCCAGGCCCCATACCCGCGCCCCTCAGCCTGGAGCTCCTGGAGGCAGTGTTGCGCCACGTGGGTCTCAACGAGGTGCACAAGGCGGTCGGGCTCCTACTGGAGACTCTAGGGCCGCCTCCCACTGGTCTGCACTTGCAGAG GGGCATCTACCGTGAGATCTTATTCCTGACAATGGCTGCTCTGGGCAAGGACCACGTGGACATAG CGGCCTTCGATAAGAAGTACAAGTCCGCCTTTAACAAGCTGGCCGGCAGCATGGGCAAGGAGGAGCTGAGGCAGCGACGGGCACAGATGCCCACCCCAAAGGCCATTGATTGCCGGAAATGTTTTGGAGCACCTCTGGAATGCTAG
- the DENND4B gene encoding DENN domain-containing protein 4B isoform X7, which translates to MAADAVSEGGAMAEERPPRLVDYFVIAGLAGNGAPIPEETWVPEPSGTLRPPRPAEPITDVAVIARALGEEVPQGYTCIQASAGGHPLELSAGLLGGTQPVICYRRGRDKPPLVELGVLYEGKERPKPGFQVLDTTPYSHSANLAPPGPGHPRTYLTYRRAAEGAGLHALGITDLCLVLPSKGEGTPHTYCRLPRNLNPGMWGPAVHLCYKVGLAKANTLVYEAELLGRYPEEDNEAFPLPESVPVFCLPMGATVECWPAQTKYPVPVFSTFVLTGAAGDKVYGAALQFYEAFPRARLSERQARALGLLSAVERGRALGGRAVRSRRAIAVLSRWPAFPAFRAFLTFLYRYSVSGPHRLPLEAHISHFIHNVPFPSPQRPRILVQMSPYDNLLLCQPVSSPLPLSGASFLQLLQSLGPELAVTLLLAVLTEHKVLVHSLRPDLLTSVCEALVSMIFPLHWQCPYIPLCPLVLADVLSAPVPFIVGIHSSYFDLHDPPADVICVDLDTNTLFQTEDKKSLSPRTLPRRPYKVLLATLTELYQQLDQTYTGPEEEASLEFLLTDYEAVCGRRARLEREVQGAFLRFMACLLKGYRDFLRPLTQAPSEGARDVDNLFFLQGFLKSRERSSHKLYCQLLRTQMFSQFIEECSFGSARHAALEFFDSCVDKVHPEQEKPEPTPLVELEELSGSELTVFITPPEEPPAPEGSESTPQYCYDGFPELRAELFESPREQPGALPVPGPSRSAPSSPAPRRTKQETKVAQRMAQKSAAVPELWARCLLGHCYGLWFLCLPSYVRSAPSRVQALHTAYHVLRQMESRKVVLPDEVCYRVLMQLCSHYGQPVLSVRVMLEMRRAGIVPNTITYGYYNKAVLESKWLSGTPGGRLRWAKLRNVVLGAAQFRQPLRERRQRQAAAQEADGAQTEPRLECHSPTRPLQRQTTWAGRSFRDPASPTGRLVKSGSLGSACGAQPTVEAGVAHMIEALGVLEPRGSPVPWRDGSLSDLSLTGEEPAPGGSPEDSGSALSAQSTETLEELSARAPKPGGRQEEASTPRRGLGARLQQLLTPSRRSPASRAPPPELPPDLPPPARRSPMDSLLRPRERPGSTASESSASLGSEWDLSESSVSSLSLRHSSERLSDTPGSLQPPSLEVLLSSCSLCRACDSLVYDEEIMAGWAPDDSNLNTVCPFCACPFVPLLSVQTLDSRPSAPSPKPAPAGASHSKAAPTPGGPGPVLSDRRLCLALDEPQLCNGHTGAASRRVEGGAWAYLSPLVLRKELESLVENEGSEVLALPELPAAHPIIFWNLLWYFQRLRLPSILPCLVLASCDGPPPPQAPAPWLTPDPASVQVRLLWDVLTPDPGSCPPLYVLWRGHSQIPQRVVWPGPIPAPLSLELLEAVLRHVGLNEVHKAVGLLLETLGPPPTGLHLQRGIYREILFLTMAALGKDHVDIAAFDKKYKSAFNKLAGSMGKEELRQRRAQMPTPKAIDCRKCFGAPLEC; encoded by the exons ATGGCGGCAG ATGCAGTGAGTGAGGGGGGGGCCATGGCGGAGGAGCGGCCCCCCCGGCTGGTGGATTACTTCGTGATAGCTGGGCTTGCAGGGAACGGAGCACCCATCCCCGAGGAGACGTGGGTTCCCGAACCCAGTGGTACCCTGCGCCCTCCCCGGCCAGCCGAGCCCATCACAGACGTGGCAGTCATTGCTAGGGCACTGGGCGAGGAGGTGCCCCAGGGCTACACGTGCATCCAGGCCTCCGCCGGGGGCCACCCCTTGGAACTCAgtgctgggctcctgggtggaACTCAGCCTGTCATCTGCTACCGCCGGGGCCGTGACAAGCCCCCCCTGGTTGAGCTGGG GGTCCTGTACGAGGGGAAGGAACGACCCAAGCCTGGCTTCCAAGTGCTGGACACGACGCCCTACAGCCACTCGGCCAACCTGGCccctccaggccctgggcacCCCCGCACCTACCTCACTTACCGGCGGGcggcagagggggcagggctgcACGCCCTGGGCATCACCGACCTCTGCCTGGTGCTGCCCAGCAAGGGCGAGGGCACGCCACATACTTACTGCCGCCTGCCCCGCAACCTCAACCCTGGCATG TGGGGTCCAGCGGTGCACCTGTGCTACAAGGTGGGCCTGGCTAAGGCCAACACACTGGTGTACGAGGCAG AGCTGCTGGGCCGCTACCCAGAGGAAGACAATGAGGCGTTCCCACTGCCCGAGTCCGTGCCTGTCTTCTGCCTGCCCATGGGAGCCACTGTTGAGTGCTGGCCCGCCCAGACCAAGTACCCCGTGCCCGTCTTTTCCACCTTTGTGCTCACGGGTGCAGCTGGCGACAAG GTGTATGGTGCTGCCCTGCAGTTCTACGAGGCATTCCCGAGGGCCAGGCTGTCAGAGCGGCAAGCACGGGCCCTGGGCCTCTTGAGTGCTGTGGAGCGGGGCCGGGCGCTGGGGGGCCGGGCTGTGCGCAGCCGGCGTGCCATTGCCGTGCTGTCGCGCTGGCCGGCCTTCCCTGCCTTCCGGGCCTTCCTCACGTTCCTCTACCGCTACTCCGTCTCAGGCCCCCACCGCCTGCCCTTGGAAGC GCACATCTCCCACTTCATTCACAAcgtccccttcccttccccacagaGACCCCGCATCCTGGTGCAG atgTCTCCCTATGACAACCTGCTCCTGTGCCAGCCTGtatcctcacccctgcccctcag CGGTGCCAGCTTCCTGCAGCTGCTGCAGAGCCTAGGCCCCGAGCTGGCCGTCACGCTGCTGCTGGCTGTGCTCACAGAGCACAAGGTCCTCGTGCACTCACTGCGGCCGGACCTGCTCACCAGCGTCTGTGAGGCCCTCGTCTCC ATGATCTTCCCACTGCACTGGCAGTGCCCCTACATCCCGCTCTGCCCGCTGGTGCTGGCGGACGTGCTGAGCGCCCCCGTGCCCTTCATCGTGGGGATCCACTCCAGCTACTTCGATCTGCACGACCCGCCGGCCGACGTCATCTGCGTTGATCTGGACACCAACACGCTCTTCCA GACCGAGGACAAGAAGTCCCTCTCCCCTCGGACCCTGCCCCGCAGACCCTACAAGGTTCTGCTGGCCACCCTCACAGAGTTGTACCAGCAGCTGGATCAGA CATACACCGGGCCCGAGGAGGAGGCGTCCCTGGAGTTCCTGCTGACAGACTACGAGGCTGTGTGTGGCCGACGGGCCCGGCTGGAGCGTGAGGTCCAGGGAGCCTTTCTCCGCTTCATGGCCTGTCTGCTCAAGGGTTACCGGGACTTCCTGCGTCCGCTCACCCAGGCCCCCTCAGAGGGGGCTCGAGATGTCGACAACCTCTTCTTCTTGCAGG GCTTCCTCAAATCCCGGGAGCGCTCCAGCCACAAGCTGTACTGCCAGCTGCTGCGCACGCAGATGTTCTCGCAGTTCATTGAGGAGTGCTCCTTTGGCTCCGCTCGGCACGCCGCCCTCGAGTTCTTCGACTCTTGCGTGGACAAG GTCCACCCGGAGCAGGAGAAGCCGGAGCCCACCCCCTTGGTGGAGTTGGAGGAGCTGTCGGGGAGTGAGCTCACTGTCTTTATCACACCCCCCGAGGAGCCTCCAGCGCCAGAGGGCAGTGAATCCACCCCCCAGTACTG ctACGATGGGTTCCCAGAGCTGCGGGCTGAGCTGTTTGAGTCCCCGCGGGAGCAGCCCGGCGCGCTGCCTGTGCCAGGCCCGTCCCGTAGtgcccccagcagccctgcccctcGCCGCACCAAACAG GAGACGAAGGTAGCCCAGCGGATGGCGCAGAAGTCGGCAGCGGTGCCCGAGCTGTGGGCTCGGTGCCTGCTGGGGCACTGCTACGGGCTGTGGTTCCTATGTCTGCCCTCCTACGTGCGGTCGGCGCCCTCCCGCGTGCAGGCGCTGCACACGGCCTACCACGTGCTGCGCCAGATGGAGAGCCGCAAGGTGGTGCTGCCCGATGAG GTGTGTTACCGGGTGCTGATGCAGCTGTGCTCCCACTACGGGCAGCCCGTGCTGTCTGTGCGGGTCATGCTGGAGATGAGGCGGGCGGGCATCGTGCCCAACACCATCACTTACGGCTATTACAACAAG GCCGTGCTGGAAAGCAAGTGGCTGTCTGGTACACCGGGTGGGCGCCTGCGCTGGGCCAAGCTCCGGAACGTTGTCCTGGGGGCTGCTCAGTTCCGCCAGCCCTTGAGAGAAAGGAGGCAGCGGCAGGCAGCTGCGCAAGAGGCGGACGGCGCCCAGACAG AGCCCCGTCTGGAATGTCACTCCCCCACCCGCCCACTTCAGCGCCAGACTACCTGGGCTGGTCGAAGCTTTCGGGACCCAGCTTCACCCACGGGGCGCCTGGTGAAAAGCGGCAGTCTGGGCAGTGCCTGCGGGGCACAGCCCACGGTGGAGGCTGGCGTGGCCCACA TGATAGAGGCCCTGGGGGTACTGGAGCCCCGCGGGTCCCCTGTGCCCTGGCGCGACGGAAGCCTCTCAGACCTGAGCCTGACCGGCGAGGAGCCGGCACCTGGAGGCAGCCCAGAGGACTCGGGCTCAGCCCTGAGTGCCCAGTCCACTGAAACCCTGGAGGAGCTGAGCGCGCGGGCGCCCAAGCCTGGCGGGCGTCAGGAAGAGGCCAGCACCCCCAGACGAGGGCTGGGTGCCCGCCTGCAACAACTACTCACTCCTTCCCGCCGCTCCCCTGCCTCTCGTGCTCCCCCACCCGAGCTGCCCCCtgacctgcctcccccagcccgcCGCAGCCCAATGGACAGCCTCCTGCGCCCCCGGGAGCGTCCTGGATCCACTGCCTCCGAG AGCTCAGCCTCTCTGGGCAGTGAGTGGGACCTCTCAGAGTCTTCCGTCAGCAGCCTGAGCCTCCGCCATTCCTCAGAGCGCCTCAGCGACACCCCCGGATCCCTGCAGCCACCTTCCCTGGAA GTCCTGCTGTCCAGCTGCTCCTTGTGCCGTGCCTGTGACTCGCTGGTGTACGATGAGGAGATCATGGCTGGCTGGGCACCTGATGACTCCAACCTCAACACAGTCTGCCCCTTCTGCGCATGCCCCTTTGTGCCCCTGCTCAGCGTCCAGACCCTTGATTCCCGACCCAG CGCCCCCAGCCCCAAGCCTGCCCCTGCTGGTGCCAGTCACAGCAAAGCTGCTCCCACCCCTGGGggcccaggccctgtgctcagtgaTCGCAGGCTCTGCCTTGCCCTGGATGAGCCCCAGCTCTGCAACGGGCACACGGGG GCTGCCTCCCGCCGGGTcgagggtggggcctgggcataCCTGAGCCCCCTGGTGCTGCGTAAGGAGCTGGAGTCGCTGGTGGAAAACGAGGGCAGCGAGGTGCTGGCATTGCCTGAGCTGCCTGCGGCCCACCCCATCATCTTCTGGAATCTTCTGTGGTATTTCCAGAGGCTGCGCCTGCCCAGTATTCTGCCATGCCTGGTGCTGGCCTCCTGTGATgggcccccgcccccccag GCCCCAGCTCCTTGGCTGACGCCAGATCCAGCGTCTGTGCAGGTGCGGCTGCTGTGGGACGTCCTGACCCCTGATCCCGGTAGCTGCCCGCCGCTCTATGTGCTCTGGAGGGGCCACA GCCAGATCCCGCAACGGGTGGTATGGCCAGGCCCCATACCCGCGCCCCTCAGCCTGGAGCTCCTGGAGGCAGTGTTGCGCCACGTGGGTCTCAACGAGGTGCACAAGGCGGTCGGGCTCCTACTGGAGACTCTAGGGCCGCCTCCCACTGGTCTGCACTTGCAGAG GGGCATCTACCGTGAGATCTTATTCCTGACAATGGCTGCTCTGGGCAAGGACCACGTGGACATAG CGGCCTTCGATAAGAAGTACAAGTCCGCCTTTAACAAGCTGGCCGGCAGCATGGGCAAGGAGGAGCTGAGGCAGCGACGGGCACAGATGCCCACCCCAAAGGCCATTGATTGCCGGAAATGTTTTGGAGCACCTCTGGAATGCTAG